One window of the Eucalyptus grandis isolate ANBG69807.140 chromosome 8, ASM1654582v1, whole genome shotgun sequence genome contains the following:
- the LOC104438051 gene encoding auxin-binding protein ABP19a, protein MSILQTLILFSFLLSASHAAVQDFCVADLSAPEGPAGYSCKKVSAVTVNDFVFSGLGVAGNTSNLIKAAVTTAFVNQFPGLNGLGISLARLDIAPGGVIPLHTHPGGSEVLLVLQGTICAGFISSSANTVYLKTLNKGDSMIFPQGLLHFQLNSGKGPALAIVSFSSPSPGLQIVDFALFANNFPSELVEATTFLDDAQVKKLKGVLGGTG, encoded by the coding sequence ATGTCAATACTCCAAACCTTAATTCTgttctccttccttctctccGCCTCCCACGCGGCGGTCCAGGACTTCTGCGTTGCAGACCTCTCGGCCCCCGAGGGCCCCGCGGGCTACTCCTGCAAGAAGGTCTCAGCAGTCACCGTGAATGACTTTGTCTTCTCAGGCCTCGGCGTGGCTGGGAACACCTCGAACCTCATCAAGGCTGCGGTGACCACGGCATTTGTAAACCAGTTCCCTGGCCTGAATGGGCTCGGCATCTCCTTGGCCCGCCTGGACATAGCCCCCGGTGGGGTCATTCCATTGCACACGCACCCAGGTGGCTCGGAGGTCCTCCTTGTCCTCCAAGGGACGATTTGTGCCGGGTTCATCTCATCATCAGCGAACACTGTCTACTTGAAGACCCTCAACAAAGGGGATAGCATGATTTTCCCTCAGGGGCTATTGCACTTCCAATTGAATTCTGGTAAAGGTCCAGCACTTGCCATAGTCAGCTTCAGCAGTCCGAGCCCTGGGCTTCAAATCGTGGACTTTGCTCTGTTCGCTAATAATTTTCCTTCTGAGTTGGTGGAGGCCACCACTTTCCTTGATGATGCTCAGGTCAAGAAGCTCAAGGGCGTTCTTGGTGGCACTGGCTAA
- the LOC104431467 gene encoding 12-oxophytodienoate reductase 3-like → MTDLFSPYKMGKFNLSHRVVLAPLTRSRALNGLPQPALAEYYGQRSTEGGLLISEATPIAQEGIGFPHVPGIYTEEQIEAWKKVVDAVHAKGGLIFCQLWHAGRASHKIYQPGEGAPISSTNRSISENWKILMPDGTKNNFSKPRALETCEIPKVVEQFRQAASNSIRAGFDGIELHAAHGYLVDQFLKDGINDRTDEYGGSIENRCRFLMEIVQVVVAAIGSDRVAVRISPVINFVNAMDSDPLNLGLAVIRQLNTFQADMGTELAYLHVTRPRFMPSPEQIGTENEEAKLMLTLRRAYQGTFMSAGGFTRELGMTAIADRDADLIAYGRIFIANPDLVYRFKINAPLNEYVRETFYTHDPVVGYTDYPFLDQESNDEDSDMTKVCS, encoded by the exons ATGACGGACCTCTTCAGTCCATACAAGATGGGCAAATTCAACCTCTCACACAG GGTGGTGCTCGCGCCTCTGACCAGATCCCGAGCCTTGAACGGATTGCCACAGCCAGCGCTGGCTGAATACTACGGACAGCGGTCGACGGAGGGAGGTCTTCTCATCAGTGAAGCCACACCCATCGCTCAAGAGGGAATTGG GTTTCCACATGTTCCTGGAATTTACACCGAAGAACAAATCGAAGCTTGGAAGAAAGTGGTGGATGCTGTTCATGCCAAGGGTGGCCTAATTTTCTGTCAATTGTGGCACGCTGGTCGGGCATCCcacaaaa TATATCAGCCTGGTGAGGGTGCACCAATTTCGTCAACCAACCGGTCCATATCGGAGAACTGGAAAATACTCATGCCTGATGGaaccaaaaacaatttctccaAACCTCGAGCCTTGGAAACATGTGAAATTCCGAAGGTTGTCGAGCAATTTCGTCAGGCAGCAAGCAACTCCATCCGAGCAG GTTTCGATGGGATCGAGCTCCATGCAGCACATGGCTATCTCGTTGATCAATTTCTAAAGGATGGAATCAACGATAGAACAGATGAATATGGcggttcaattgaaaataggTGCAGATTCTTGATGGAAATTGTCCAAGTGGTAGTTGCAGCTATTGGCAGTGATCGCGTTGCAGTTAGAATTTCACCTGTGATCAATTTCGTCAATGCCATGGATTCTGATCCACTCAACCTAGGACTCGCAGTGATCAGACAACTTAACACATTCCAAGCTGATATGGGAACAGAACTTGCTTATCTCCATGTAACTCGACCTCGATTTATGCCATCTCCTGAACAAATTGGTACTGAAAATGAAGAAGCCAAGTTAATGCTGACTCTGAGAAGAGCTTATCAAGGTACATTTATGTCAGCCGGTGGGTTCACTCGAGAGCTAGGGATGACAGCTATAGCTGACAGAGATGCGGATTTGATAGCATATGGTCGAATTTTCATTGCTAATCCTGACTTAGTATATAGGTTCAAGATCAACGCACCATTAAATGAGTACGTCCGGGAGACGTTTTATACTCATGACCCTGTTGTTGGATACACAGACTATCCTTTCCTTGACCAAGAAAGTAATGACGAGGACTCTGACATGACAAAAGTTTGTTCTTGA